From the genome of Rhodovastum atsumiense, one region includes:
- the traN gene encoding conjugal transfer mating pair stabilization protein TraN gives MTGASLFARVLRRGRLGVSLVASGCLLWGQIVPAYADSLSDAAARGNAAAAAIQPNATSLFGQDASGNIVLNPGTPKQVTLSPSQIVPGSGAVTAPALSASGTSLNGRTAIGATAQHSLAGGNDSSAAAYSTLLQSYNRTTPNLRSDAVFGTSRDVFNTLARDSSLFGDCTTTRTYTKTNATRHVPDYRQCDRHLVQTQNLMLAHEYNNGILAGSSGDVRVVSCGDGCLDVTLGRIGDNYWVSPCGIFENSGAISILSPDAIISAQVIRAKFDDRMQVYLGDTRVWQSDTVLPPETGSTRTCDLKTSWDYNPGDVDVTSILKRGGTIPFKIRVSVAGAGEGYVQMRVRYNAAALSYDSWSNAADVSIALATLSRGSVCKTTVTCTAMPLLDGDGCTPQAIGRVCPAWFTSATTLAFSPYVNPLCKQVQVSATCNPAGGDMACYTDYQGNTQCYHNDGTNTDNCASLRNDASCSYVNTECIMTDATTGACMVAVDTYDCGTNVPVPGQTTVAENTVCAGPVRCMGTECTSTTVESNGTFAEVAARLQAVQMMEQDGSCSDPSDAASCRIFPGDDKTCKVAVGGYVNCCAKAVSVNLADYMKLVFSVRSINSAIMKLGADSTIRGSWEMMKQPIDYLGTLVDSAWDEAQASFTSAANSVWTNLSPNSGELISTVSGEVADSTSSGVLGSITASLTNQLAEWTYNVFGETAANMLFSASAGGGQAFTGGTMAAGGVQFGGGGALVGTAITWIGAAYAVYSIATTLIKIIYACETSEYELDTKRQLKECHYVGSYCATDVLGLCVERKQSYCCFNTPLARIMQEQARSQLGISWGTAKAPHCDGLTLAQFSAVDWDRVDLSEWIALLSTSGLLADTGSVTVDSLTGAGNALATGGTRIDAVTRSVERLDDLDLPSTMDRAKTQLQSTTGPLP, from the coding sequence GTGACCGGCGCCTCGCTCTTCGCCCGGGTGCTCCGCCGCGGCCGCCTGGGTGTCAGCCTGGTGGCCTCCGGCTGCCTGCTCTGGGGGCAGATCGTCCCGGCCTACGCCGACTCACTGTCCGATGCGGCGGCTCGTGGCAACGCTGCGGCCGCTGCCATCCAGCCGAATGCGACCTCGCTGTTCGGCCAGGACGCCAGCGGCAATATCGTCCTGAACCCTGGGACGCCGAAGCAGGTGACACTCTCGCCGAGCCAGATCGTGCCCGGCTCCGGCGCGGTGACCGCGCCCGCGCTGTCGGCGTCGGGGACGAGCTTGAACGGACGGACGGCGATCGGTGCCACCGCACAGCATTCCCTGGCTGGCGGGAACGATTCGAGCGCGGCGGCGTACTCGACCCTGCTGCAAAGCTACAACCGGACCACGCCGAACCTGCGCAGCGATGCGGTGTTCGGCACGTCGCGTGACGTGTTCAACACCCTTGCCAGAGATTCCTCCCTGTTCGGTGATTGCACCACGACCCGGACCTACACGAAGACCAACGCGACCAGGCATGTGCCCGACTATCGCCAGTGCGACCGGCACCTCGTGCAGACCCAGAACCTAATGCTCGCGCACGAGTACAACAACGGCATCCTGGCGGGATCGTCGGGTGACGTCAGGGTCGTCTCCTGCGGCGACGGCTGCCTCGATGTCACGCTGGGCCGGATCGGCGACAACTACTGGGTGTCGCCGTGTGGTATCTTTGAGAACAGCGGTGCGATTTCGATCCTGTCTCCGGACGCGATCATCTCCGCGCAGGTGATCAGGGCCAAGTTCGACGACCGGATGCAGGTCTACCTGGGGGACACCAGGGTCTGGCAAAGCGATACCGTGCTTCCCCCGGAAACCGGCTCGACCCGGACCTGTGACCTGAAGACCAGTTGGGACTACAATCCTGGTGACGTCGATGTCACCAGCATCCTCAAGAGGGGTGGGACGATCCCCTTCAAGATACGGGTCTCGGTGGCCGGGGCCGGCGAAGGCTATGTGCAGATGCGCGTGCGCTACAACGCCGCGGCGCTGAGCTATGACAGCTGGAGCAATGCCGCCGACGTCTCCATCGCGCTGGCCACTTTGTCGCGTGGCTCGGTCTGCAAGACGACGGTGACTTGCACGGCGATGCCGCTGCTCGACGGCGATGGCTGCACGCCCCAGGCGATCGGGCGCGTCTGCCCGGCCTGGTTCACGTCAGCCACCACCCTGGCCTTCTCCCCGTACGTGAACCCGCTCTGCAAGCAGGTGCAAGTCTCGGCGACGTGCAATCCGGCCGGTGGCGACATGGCGTGCTACACCGACTACCAGGGCAACACGCAATGCTATCACAACGACGGCACGAACACCGATAACTGTGCCAGCCTGCGCAATGATGCCTCCTGCAGCTATGTGAACACCGAGTGCATCATGACAGATGCCACGACCGGAGCCTGCATGGTCGCGGTGGACACCTATGACTGCGGTACCAACGTGCCTGTCCCCGGCCAGACCACGGTCGCCGAAAACACCGTCTGCGCCGGGCCCGTGCGCTGCATGGGCACTGAATGCACCTCGACGACGGTCGAGAGCAACGGCACGTTCGCTGAGGTGGCGGCCCGGCTGCAGGCGGTGCAGATGATGGAGCAGGACGGCAGCTGCTCCGATCCCTCTGACGCCGCAAGCTGCCGGATCTTCCCGGGAGACGACAAGACGTGCAAGGTCGCCGTCGGCGGCTATGTGAACTGCTGCGCCAAGGCCGTCAGCGTGAACCTCGCCGATTATATGAAGCTTGTGTTCAGCGTCAGGTCGATCAACTCGGCAATCATGAAGCTGGGTGCGGATAGCACGATCCGCGGTTCCTGGGAGATGATGAAACAGCCGATCGACTATCTCGGCACTCTGGTCGATTCAGCCTGGGACGAGGCACAGGCGTCCTTTACCTCGGCGGCCAATTCGGTCTGGACGAACCTCTCTCCAAATTCGGGCGAGTTGATCAGCACCGTCTCTGGGGAGGTCGCGGATAGCACATCGTCCGGTGTCCTGGGCTCAATCACCGCATCGCTCACCAACCAGCTTGCGGAGTGGACATACAACGTGTTCGGAGAGACCGCCGCAAACATGTTGTTCTCCGCATCGGCCGGAGGAGGCCAGGCGTTTACCGGCGGCACCATGGCGGCCGGAGGCGTGCAGTTCGGTGGTGGTGGGGCCCTGGTTGGCACCGCAATCACCTGGATCGGGGCTGCCTATGCGGTCTACTCGATTGCAACGACGCTGATCAAAATCATCTATGCCTGCGAAACATCCGAGTACGAGCTCGACACCAAGCGGCAGCTGAAGGAATGCCATTACGTCGGCAGCTACTGTGCGACGGATGTCCTTGGCCTCTGTGTTGAGCGAAAGCAAAGCTATTGCTGCTTCAACACCCCGCTGGCCCGCATCATGCAGGAGCAGGCGCGCTCACAGCTTGGGATCAGCTGGGGAACGGCCAAGGCGCCGCACTGTGACGGACTCACCCTGGCTCAGTTCAGTGCGGTCGACTGGGATCGTGTGGATCTGTCCGAATGGATCGCGCTGCTCTCGACGTCAGGCCTGCTGGCCGACACCGGCTCTGTCACGGTGGACTCGCTGACCGGAGCGGGGAATGCGCTGGCAACCGGCGGCACGCGCATCGATGCGGTCACGCGCTCCGTCGAACGCCTCGATGACCTGGATCTCCCTTCGACCATGGACCGTGCGAAGACGCAGCTGCAGAGCACGACCGGCCCGCTACCGTGA
- a CDS encoding TraU family protein, whose protein sequence is MWRAWRRTPTAGLLVLVLAMGLGRTVALAASRPDCRDGSVLSARIITDICWDCVFPIRIGGATIAGASNAVPSGAATNTVCVCNDGAVPHPGITVGMWMPFQVAEIVRTPGCSPSMGGIMLPAVDPLTVGTKGRGDGDHGDSSYFHFHMYSFPIFRMLDLFYSPRCFSGMLSDFDILFLSEVDPTWTYDELSFFNAPESAAVALPPAQMACLGDAAAALAGTNLDTLFWCAGSWGAIYPLSGNAIGQISPVSTMSLLATRGLAVQHRRGLATRTMGDDMVCGGASDPFMAKSQYRMSLFWPRAEANGKHVIGQTTLVWGDWRQIPAIGEDGTFLIWRWVDCCLELL, encoded by the coding sequence ATGTGGCGCGCCTGGAGACGGACCCCGACAGCCGGACTGCTGGTCCTCGTGCTGGCGATGGGGCTCGGCAGAACGGTCGCGCTGGCGGCAAGCCGCCCCGACTGCCGTGACGGCAGCGTGCTGAGCGCCCGCATCATCACCGACATCTGCTGGGATTGCGTCTTCCCGATCCGGATTGGCGGGGCGACGATCGCCGGTGCCAGCAACGCGGTGCCATCCGGCGCCGCCACGAACACCGTCTGCGTGTGCAACGACGGCGCGGTGCCGCATCCCGGCATCACCGTCGGCATGTGGATGCCGTTCCAGGTGGCCGAGATCGTGCGGACACCCGGGTGCTCCCCCAGCATGGGCGGCATCATGCTGCCCGCCGTGGACCCGCTCACGGTCGGCACCAAGGGACGCGGTGACGGCGATCACGGCGACAGTTCGTATTTCCACTTCCACATGTACTCGTTCCCGATCTTCCGGATGCTCGACCTGTTTTACAGCCCGCGCTGTTTCAGCGGCATGCTGTCCGATTTCGACATCCTGTTCCTCAGCGAGGTGGATCCGACCTGGACCTACGACGAGCTTTCCTTCTTCAACGCGCCGGAATCCGCCGCCGTCGCACTGCCACCCGCGCAGATGGCCTGCCTCGGCGATGCCGCCGCGGCGCTTGCCGGCACCAATCTCGATACCCTGTTCTGGTGCGCCGGCTCGTGGGGCGCGATCTATCCGCTGTCCGGCAACGCCATCGGCCAGATCTCCCCGGTCAGCACCATGAGCCTGCTGGCCACCCGGGGCCTCGCGGTGCAGCACCGGCGGGGCCTGGCGACCCGTACCATGGGCGACGACATGGTGTGCGGTGGAGCGTCCGATCCCTTCATGGCGAAGTCGCAGTACCGGATGAGTCTGTTCTGGCCGCGCGCAGAAGCCAACGGCAAGCACGTCATCGGTCAGACCACCCTGGTCTGGGGCGACTGGCGCCAGATTCCGGCCATTGGTGAGGATGGCACCTTCCTGATCTGGCGTTGGGTCGATTGCTGTCTTGAGCTGCTGTAA
- a CDS encoding TrbC family F-type conjugative pilus assembly protein, with protein sequence MCALLIALVLAWPLAGLADDGFAFLRGRPVDAATQALIEDLTRKAEQVTGRGREDGQAMLDRAQAAAAALRAAPPSTGIPEVLDRASAATRTTPQARSAETPAPVDAGTPAPPQERELVLFVSWSMGEAALADTLREAMADGHTRVVVRGVLPGERIGDAVRRLAPLLRQRVQGASIDVDPPAFRQAGVSEVPTIWDPVTGAQWRGSVALAAFRRHLAEARAPVSEAMGPAVQVTEVDLGELMRAQAARLDVAGLQEQAYRRFWERAALVTLPAAARSAERLVDPTVWLSAPVHDARGQVIAAAGTRINTLETHPWRRRLIVFDVTDPAQFAWALRRTQDGRPTLFLTTQVDRAASWDGWQASVKALGQPLYLLQAQLAQRLDLRVVPSVIEQAGALLRVREIGPAELRLQ encoded by the coding sequence GTGTGTGCGCTCCTGATCGCCCTGGTGCTTGCCTGGCCGCTGGCCGGTCTGGCGGATGACGGCTTCGCATTCCTGCGGGGGCGTCCGGTGGACGCGGCAACCCAGGCGCTGATCGAGGACCTCACCCGCAAGGCCGAACAGGTTACCGGCAGGGGGCGGGAGGACGGCCAGGCGATGCTGGATCGCGCCCAGGCGGCCGCGGCGGCGCTGCGAGCAGCCCCTCCCTCTACTGGCATCCCGGAGGTCCTGGACCGGGCCAGCGCGGCCACCCGCACCACGCCGCAGGCCCGGTCTGCCGAGACTCCAGCGCCGGTGGATGCCGGCACGCCGGCTCCCCCGCAGGAGCGGGAGTTGGTGCTGTTCGTCTCCTGGTCGATGGGCGAGGCGGCGTTAGCCGACACCCTGCGTGAGGCGATGGCGGACGGTCATACCCGCGTGGTCGTGCGCGGCGTGCTGCCAGGAGAGCGGATTGGCGACGCGGTGCGCCGGCTTGCCCCGCTGCTGCGCCAGCGGGTGCAAGGCGCCTCGATCGACGTCGATCCACCGGCCTTCCGTCAGGCCGGGGTGTCCGAGGTGCCGACGATCTGGGATCCGGTCACCGGCGCGCAGTGGCGCGGCTCCGTCGCGCTGGCGGCGTTCCGGCGGCACCTGGCGGAAGCGCGTGCGCCGGTCTCGGAAGCGATGGGTCCGGCGGTGCAGGTGACGGAGGTCGACCTTGGGGAGCTGATGCGGGCGCAAGCCGCCCGGCTGGACGTCGCCGGGCTGCAGGAGCAGGCCTATCGGCGGTTCTGGGAGCGGGCGGCGCTGGTGACCCTGCCGGCGGCCGCGCGCAGCGCCGAGCGGCTGGTTGATCCGACGGTCTGGCTATCCGCGCCAGTGCACGATGCGCGGGGACAGGTGATCGCCGCGGCCGGCACCCGCATCAACACGCTGGAAACGCACCCCTGGCGGCGCCGGCTGATCGTGTTCGACGTCACCGACCCGGCACAGTTCGCCTGGGCGCTGCGGCGCACGCAGGACGGACGGCCCACGCTGTTCCTGACCACCCAGGTCGACCGTGCCGCCAGCTGGGACGGGTGGCAGGCCAGCGTCAAAGCGCTCGGCCAGCCGCTCTACCTGCTGCAGGCGCAGCTGGCACAGCGCCTGGACCTGCGCGTCGTGCCCAGCGTGATCGAGCAGGCGGGGGCGCTCCTGCGGGTGCGGGAAATCGGTCCGGCTGAACTGCGGCTCCAGTGA
- the lepB gene encoding signal peptidase I has translation MTGASASGEGTGAWSTALFLVKALPAAWVVGMMVIGLTGRFQLAVDVQERQCLPGYRVFVIDRARHGDDLRRGDIVVYRADAQTPLEPRGAKLAKRVLGLPGDRVRVSAERTEVNGVVVGYGLLLAEQLGTPPAALEREVVVPAGHVWAMGATVDSYDSRYYGPVPLWKMQGKAWGVL, from the coding sequence ATGACGGGTGCGAGCGCGTCCGGTGAAGGCACCGGTGCCTGGTCGACAGCGCTGTTCCTGGTCAAGGCGCTGCCGGCGGCCTGGGTGGTGGGGATGATGGTGATCGGCCTGACCGGGCGCTTCCAGCTGGCGGTGGATGTGCAGGAGCGGCAGTGCCTGCCCGGGTACCGGGTGTTCGTGATCGACCGCGCCCGGCACGGCGACGACCTCCGCCGGGGCGACATCGTCGTCTACCGCGCCGACGCGCAGACCCCGCTGGAGCCGCGCGGGGCGAAGCTGGCCAAGCGGGTCCTCGGCCTGCCGGGCGACCGGGTGCGGGTGAGCGCCGAGCGGACCGAGGTCAACGGCGTCGTGGTCGGGTATGGCCTGCTGCTGGCCGAGCAACTGGGCACGCCACCGGCGGCGCTGGAGCGCGAGGTCGTGGTGCCGGCGGGCCATGTCTGGGCCATGGGAGCCACCGTGGACAGCTATGACAGCCGCTATTACGGCCCGGTCCCGCTCTGGAAGATGCAGGGGAAGGCCTGGGGCGTGCTGTGA
- the traC gene encoding type IV secretion system protein TraC, with the protein MKAEHPADLIPVLVYDEETRIFYCGDHSLAFGWVCRGLPGGDERIEQRLRALTVDGWPDEALLQISLVSSPNLFREFEDIRALRSGGPQQAVLREMVDARINFLSQRVDSSFAGQSGLILRRFDVYVVGKVRAQGAPVTREELNDVAKLRWRVEHGLKGIGLQPSPMDQHEFVQHLGAIVNRSAAGSWRVLGGDVAREDLLLSEQVFDSGTDIRIDRDGLWLDDVRVSVLSPKAFPRDIPFGLAARYYGDPVTGSQGLRCPFMITLNVYFPPAGAEKARITSKRNYVVAQATGPLARWLPQVASRARDMEALLASLEAGHRVVRGWLSVTLFSSAVGTAGSFAERCTDAQRKAEEDRVGATNFWATSMFVLMQDRFIALAAFLNALPFCASREALRDLGRYRTMTTEHVGRLAPIFSDWEGTGTGSLTLVSRNGALMNVCLFDSSTNYNATIAAESGSGKSFLANEMISSYLSQGAIVWVIDVGRSYANLCEVLDGAFVDVGEDGICFNPFPLIQNYDEEVDVLEAVVAAMASPTEVLSDLQRAELSRIMRETYAAKGTAMTIDDIADKLKAAEDERIRDVGIRLYPFTSQGQHGRFFNGPNTVAFGGSFSVLELENLRSRKHLQRIILLMLIYAIQQEMFMGDPARKKLVLIDEAWDLLTDGEVGRFIETGYRRFRKYNGAAVTITQSMADFYTSQVGQAIVQNSANMFLLGQKPETIEQLRAAGRLAFNPFAVEVLRSVHTIPGTYSEIYVKSDRGEGVGRLIVDAFTQLLYSTRPSDRAAIAEYRRRGLSVTDAIKAVLRDRQSPAQARLAAE; encoded by the coding sequence ATGAAGGCCGAACACCCGGCTGATCTGATCCCGGTCCTTGTCTATGATGAGGAGACCCGGATCTTCTACTGCGGCGACCATAGCCTGGCCTTTGGCTGGGTCTGCCGTGGGCTTCCGGGAGGGGATGAGCGGATCGAGCAAAGGCTGCGGGCCCTGACCGTCGATGGCTGGCCCGACGAAGCGTTGCTGCAGATCAGCCTGGTGTCCTCCCCCAATCTGTTCCGTGAGTTCGAGGATATCCGGGCGTTGCGGAGCGGCGGCCCGCAGCAGGCGGTGCTGCGGGAGATGGTCGACGCTCGGATCAATTTCCTGTCCCAGCGGGTCGACTCATCCTTTGCCGGCCAGAGCGGTCTGATCCTGCGCCGCTTCGATGTCTACGTCGTCGGCAAGGTGCGCGCCCAGGGGGCGCCCGTCACCCGGGAAGAGCTGAACGACGTGGCGAAGCTGCGCTGGCGCGTCGAGCACGGCCTGAAGGGTATCGGCCTGCAGCCGTCCCCCATGGATCAGCACGAGTTCGTCCAGCACCTCGGCGCGATCGTCAACCGTTCGGCCGCTGGTAGCTGGCGGGTGCTCGGCGGTGATGTCGCGCGCGAGGACCTGTTGTTGTCCGAGCAGGTGTTCGATTCCGGGACGGATATCCGCATCGATCGCGACGGGCTCTGGCTTGACGACGTGCGTGTGTCGGTGCTGTCACCCAAGGCGTTTCCGCGCGACATTCCGTTCGGCCTGGCGGCGCGGTACTATGGCGATCCGGTGACCGGCTCGCAGGGCCTGCGCTGCCCGTTCATGATCACATTGAACGTGTACTTCCCGCCGGCCGGCGCCGAGAAGGCGCGGATCACCTCGAAGCGCAACTACGTGGTGGCCCAGGCGACCGGGCCGCTGGCACGGTGGCTGCCGCAGGTGGCAAGCCGGGCCCGGGACATGGAGGCGCTGCTGGCGTCGCTGGAGGCGGGGCACCGGGTCGTGCGTGGCTGGCTGAGCGTGACGCTGTTCTCCTCCGCGGTCGGCACGGCGGGGTCCTTCGCAGAACGCTGCACCGACGCCCAGCGCAAGGCCGAGGAGGATCGGGTGGGCGCGACCAATTTCTGGGCCACTTCGATGTTCGTGCTGATGCAGGACCGCTTCATCGCGCTGGCGGCCTTCCTCAACGCGCTCCCGTTCTGTGCCAGCCGCGAGGCGCTCCGGGATCTCGGCCGCTACCGGACCATGACCACGGAGCATGTCGGCCGTCTGGCGCCGATCTTTTCCGACTGGGAGGGCACCGGCACCGGCTCGCTGACCCTGGTCAGCCGCAATGGCGCGCTGATGAATGTCTGCCTGTTCGACAGCTCCACCAACTACAACGCCACGATTGCCGCCGAGTCCGGCAGCGGCAAGAGCTTCCTCGCCAACGAGATGATCTCGAGCTACCTGTCGCAGGGGGCGATCGTCTGGGTGATCGACGTCGGCCGCTCCTATGCCAATCTCTGCGAGGTGCTCGACGGCGCCTTTGTCGATGTCGGTGAGGACGGGATCTGCTTCAACCCGTTTCCGCTGATCCAGAACTACGACGAGGAAGTCGATGTGCTCGAGGCCGTGGTCGCCGCGATGGCCTCGCCGACCGAGGTGCTGTCCGATCTGCAGCGGGCCGAGCTCTCGCGCATCATGCGCGAAACCTACGCCGCCAAGGGCACGGCGATGACTATCGATGACATCGCCGACAAGCTGAAGGCGGCGGAGGATGAGCGGATCCGCGACGTCGGCATTCGCCTCTATCCGTTTACCTCCCAGGGTCAGCACGGCCGGTTCTTCAATGGCCCGAACACTGTTGCCTTCGGCGGCAGCTTCAGCGTGCTTGAGCTGGAGAACCTGCGCAGTCGCAAGCACCTGCAGCGCATCATCCTGCTCATGCTGATCTATGCGATCCAGCAGGAGATGTTCATGGGCGATCCCGCCCGCAAGAAGCTGGTGCTGATCGACGAGGCCTGGGACCTGCTGACGGATGGCGAGGTCGGACGCTTCATCGAGACCGGCTACCGGCGCTTCCGAAAATACAATGGAGCGGCGGTGACCATCACCCAGTCGATGGCGGATTTCTATACCTCGCAGGTCGGCCAGGCGATCGTGCAGAACTCGGCCAACATGTTCCTGCTGGGTCAGAAGCCGGAGACGATCGAGCAGCTGCGGGCCGCCGGGCGCCTGGCCTTCAATCCGTTCGCGGTCGAGGTCCTGCGCAGCGTCCATACCATCCCCGGCACCTATTCGGAGATCTACGTGAAGAGCGACCGCGGCGAGGGTGTCGGGCGACTGATCGTCGATGCGTTCACCCAGTTGCTCTACTCGACCCGGCCCTCAGACCGGGCGGCGATCGCCGAGTACCGAAGGCGCGGGTTGTCGGTCACGGACGCCATCAAGGCGGTGCTGCGGGACCGGCAAAGCCCGGCGCAGGCGCGCCTGGCGGCGGAATAG
- a CDS encoding DsbC family protein, which translates to MTGRVALNAGDFQAITLAGRSGVYFVSGNGRYVLRGTIHDLWQGRELQTLPEIKAAAETVNFGALAQMVPEFEPFRIGTGQRQVIVFVDPFCPYCERVLRDVAALAQGGTHQFVVMPIALLGPESMRVVRNLHCAQDRDAALKALLTHSFQTPLAENSGCEVAALQKRLIFARLLQIRAVPFLIRDDGVRQEGLPGNLAAWLAEARG; encoded by the coding sequence ATGACCGGACGCGTTGCGCTCAATGCCGGAGATTTCCAGGCGATTACCCTGGCCGGACGGTCAGGCGTCTACTTTGTTTCCGGCAATGGCCGCTATGTGCTGCGGGGGACGATCCACGACCTCTGGCAGGGGCGCGAACTGCAGACCCTGCCAGAGATCAAGGCCGCCGCGGAGACAGTGAATTTCGGGGCACTGGCCCAGATGGTGCCCGAATTCGAGCCGTTCAGGATCGGCACCGGACAGCGGCAGGTGATTGTCTTTGTCGATCCGTTCTGCCCGTACTGCGAGCGCGTCCTGCGTGACGTGGCGGCATTGGCACAGGGCGGGACCCACCAGTTCGTGGTGATGCCGATTGCCCTACTCGGGCCTGAGTCGATGCGGGTGGTGCGGAACCTCCACTGTGCGCAGGATCGCGATGCCGCCCTGAAAGCCCTGCTGACGCACAGCTTCCAGACCCCGTTGGCGGAGAATTCCGGCTGCGAGGTCGCGGCGCTGCAGAAGCGCCTGATCTTCGCCCGCCTGCTGCAGATCCGTGCCGTGCCCTTCCTGATCCGCGATGACGGCGTGCGACAGGAAGGTTTGCCCGGGAACCTGGCGGCCTGGTTGGCGGAGGCACGCGGCTGA
- the traA gene encoding TraA family conjugative transfer protein, which translates to MRHRNMVFGVSMLAALMLLLSTSHSDAGTGGAEFSAMWTQLQGWVEGTLGRVVTVAMVIVGIAIGIARQSLMAFATGVGGGLGLYATPAIVTNIFVATLPAAVSTGAPVVDLVRAARIIN; encoded by the coding sequence ATGCGCCATCGGAACATGGTGTTCGGCGTCAGCATGCTGGCTGCGCTGATGCTGCTGCTCTCGACATCCCACAGCGATGCCGGCACCGGCGGCGCCGAGTTCAGCGCGATGTGGACGCAGCTGCAGGGCTGGGTGGAAGGTACGCTCGGCCGCGTAGTGACGGTGGCGATGGTGATTGTCGGCATTGCCATCGGCATCGCGCGGCAGTCGCTGATGGCGTTCGCCACGGGCGTGGGCGGTGGCCTGGGCCTGTATGCGACACCCGCGATCGTCACCAATATCTTCGTGGCGACCTTGCCGGCGGCCGTATCGACCGGCGCCCCGGTCGTGGATCTGGTGCGCGCCGCACGGATCATCAACTGA
- the traV gene encoding type IV conjugative transfer system lipoprotein TraV — protein sequence MLTTSVLALAGCGTVFPYESTGSCPQMGTGVCGSVRQVYEATNNRDHVNAGEIAPDAGGGEPSASSGPTVGTAGGQPHPPTPSAASLHVLPVALAGDGTLPLRSPPEIMRIWVAPWEDDKGDLMMSGYIFTELRERRWQIGSRPVVAFGGLRPVDVTAPSRAGTPAEKPGQMPPPSQRQMDAERRPDVPPVRPVAAAAGGMQPAAPSGGFWQTAPDASRVR from the coding sequence ATGCTGACGACCAGCGTGCTGGCGCTGGCCGGATGCGGGACGGTGTTCCCGTATGAGTCCACCGGAAGCTGCCCGCAAATGGGCACTGGCGTCTGTGGTTCGGTGCGGCAGGTCTACGAGGCCACGAACAACCGCGATCATGTCAATGCGGGAGAGATCGCGCCCGATGCGGGCGGTGGCGAACCCAGCGCCTCCTCCGGTCCGACAGTTGGTACCGCTGGCGGCCAACCGCATCCTCCCACGCCCTCCGCGGCATCGCTGCATGTCCTGCCCGTAGCGTTGGCGGGCGACGGAACCCTACCTCTGCGCAGTCCGCCCGAGATCATGCGGATCTGGGTGGCGCCCTGGGAAGACGACAAGGGCGATCTTATGATGAGCGGCTACATCTTCACCGAACTGCGTGAGCGGCGCTGGCAGATTGGCTCGCGGCCGGTGGTGGCATTCGGGGGATTGCGTCCGGTCGACGTCACCGCGCCGTCGCGTGCCGGCACGCCGGCGGAGAAGCCTGGTCAAATGCCGCCGCCGTCGCAAAGGCAAATGGATGCGGAAAGGCGGCCGGATGTGCCGCCGGTGCGCCCTGTTGCCGCCGCGGCCGGAGGCATGCAGCCGGCCGCACCGAGCGGTGGATTCTGGCAGACCGCGCCCGACGCCAGCCGGGTCCGGTAA